A region of Sphingomonas sp. DNA encodes the following proteins:
- a CDS encoding cyclic nucleotide-binding domain-containing protein, whose translation MASAFKIAIVGSGPAGMSAAGRAAALGLSHVLLEKTDHLSDTIYKYQKGKHVMATPSQLVLRSDMNFDAGKREKILGIWDDEVAAQKVNVKHNAEVKKITGQKGDFTLALTNGEEIKAEYVILGVGTQGNPNRMRCEGGDLPHIQYTLDDPGEYVDEHITVIGSGDAGIENAVGLAADPEQNNTVTILNRSPEFSRAKQGNIDLILEAGRTGRVNVMCETTPLKVAPGWLFLETRDGEQKIKCDRIIARMGTSPPRKFVEDCGIAFTSDDKDAYPGLSPQFETNVEGIYVIGALAGYPLIKHCMNQGYDVIEFINGNADLKPADEPILEQKFAALPGARSVTEWLAFLRRRVTILNDLSMLQMREFLLDSEPRAYRAGDVVFQRNEPGASLFAIADGSLLVEIDPNDPSKTVPIERGSIVGEVGLISGRKRGATVRTAEGAIVVEIPRTAALKLIATNNAAKKEITRIATERQLLQMFGGTTPDDLKEVLETAEIKSIRAGQTIIDEGDESYDIFVIRQGSMVVEKAIGGKPVFLSYLPAGSYVGEMALIDGGRRTATVRAAIKSEVIKLDGEAFRRLLERKPELRARFKEDMAARQQTTGFIEARKQSFGGVVDMYSEVAGFLVENGIGEATDVLLIDEKLCIGCDNCERACADSHEGLSRLNREAGRTYAHLHVPTSCRHCEHPHCMADCPPNALNRGPDGEVYINDTCIGCGNCQRNCPYGVIRMAKPPPKKPSLLSWLFFGKGPGPGEPDKKWTDGKVGSETPKKAIKCDMCSGIEGGPACVRACPTGAAIRVSPEEFLTVARMGQGG comes from the coding sequence GTGGCGTCGGCGTTCAAGATTGCCATTGTCGGATCGGGCCCCGCGGGCATGAGCGCGGCGGGCCGCGCGGCGGCGCTCGGGCTCAGTCACGTTCTCCTCGAAAAGACGGATCACCTCTCCGATACGATCTACAAGTATCAGAAAGGCAAGCATGTCATGGCGACGCCGAGTCAGCTCGTGCTGCGCTCGGACATGAATTTCGATGCCGGCAAGCGCGAAAAAATCCTCGGCATCTGGGACGACGAGGTGGCCGCCCAGAAGGTCAATGTGAAGCACAATGCCGAGGTGAAGAAGATCACCGGGCAGAAGGGCGACTTCACACTGGCTCTCACCAATGGCGAGGAAATCAAGGCCGAATATGTGATTCTGGGCGTCGGCACGCAGGGCAATCCGAACAGGATGCGCTGCGAGGGCGGCGACCTGCCGCACATTCAGTACACGCTCGACGATCCCGGCGAATATGTCGATGAACATATCACCGTCATCGGCTCGGGCGACGCGGGCATCGAGAATGCCGTGGGCCTTGCCGCCGATCCGGAGCAGAACAACACTGTCACCATCCTTAATCGCAGCCCGGAATTTTCCCGCGCGAAGCAGGGCAATATCGATCTGATCCTGGAGGCCGGGCGTACCGGCCGCGTCAACGTGATGTGCGAGACGACGCCGTTGAAGGTGGCGCCGGGCTGGCTGTTCCTCGAAACCCGCGACGGCGAGCAGAAGATCAAGTGTGATCGCATTATCGCGCGCATGGGAACGTCGCCGCCGCGCAAGTTCGTCGAAGATTGCGGCATCGCCTTCACCAGCGACGACAAGGACGCCTATCCGGGTCTGTCGCCGCAATTCGAGACGAATGTCGAGGGCATTTATGTGATCGGCGCCCTAGCCGGCTATCCGCTGATCAAGCATTGCATGAACCAGGGCTATGACGTCATCGAGTTCATCAACGGCAATGCCGATCTGAAGCCGGCGGACGAGCCGATCCTGGAACAGAAGTTCGCCGCGCTGCCGGGCGCGCGCAGCGTCACCGAATGGCTGGCCTTCCTGCGCCGCCGGGTAACGATTCTCAACGATCTGTCGATGCTGCAGATGCGCGAGTTCCTGCTCGATTCCGAGCCGCGTGCCTATCGGGCCGGCGACGTCGTTTTCCAGCGCAATGAGCCGGGCGCGTCGCTGTTCGCCATCGCCGACGGTTCGCTGCTGGTCGAGATCGATCCCAACGATCCGTCGAAGACGGTGCCGATCGAGCGTGGCTCGATTGTCGGCGAGGTCGGCCTGATCTCCGGCCGCAAGCGCGGCGCGACGGTGCGCACCGCCGAGGGTGCGATCGTCGTCGAGATTCCGCGCACCGCCGCGCTGAAGCTGATCGCCACCAACAATGCCGCGAAGAAGGAGATCACCCGGATCGCGACCGAGCGGCAGCTTCTTCAGATGTTCGGCGGCACTACGCCCGACGATCTCAAGGAGGTGTTGGAGACGGCCGAGATCAAGTCGATCAGGGCCGGTCAGACGATCATCGACGAAGGCGACGAAAGCTACGACATCTTCGTCATCCGCCAGGGCTCGATGGTGGTCGAGAAGGCGATCGGTGGCAAGCCGGTCTTCCTCTCCTATCTGCCGGCCGGCTCCTATGTCGGCGAGATGGCGCTGATCGACGGCGGCCGGCGCACCGCGACAGTCCGCGCCGCGATCAAGTCCGAGGTGATCAAGCTGGACGGCGAAGCATTCCGCCGCCTGCTGGAGCGCAAGCCCGAGCTCAGAGCGCGCTTCAAGGAGGACATGGCGGCGCGCCAGCAGACGACCGGCTTCATCGAGGCACGCAAGCAGAGCTTCGGCGGCGTCGTCGACATGTATTCGGAGGTTGCCGGTTTCCTGGTCGAGAACGGCATCGGCGAGGCGACCGATGTGCTGCTGATCGACGAGAAATTGTGCATCGGTTGCGACAATTGCGAGCGGGCCTGCGCCGACAGCCATGAGGGCCTGTCCCGCCTCAACCGCGAGGCGGGGCGAACCTACGCGCATCTCCACGTCCCGACCTCGTGCCGGCATTGCGAGCATCCGCACTGCATGGCCGATTGCCCGCCCAACGCGCTCAATCGCGGGCCGGACGGCGAGGTCTATATCAACGATACCTGCATCGGCTGCGGCAATTGCCAGCGCAACTGCCCCTATGGCGTGATCCGCATGGCGAAGCCGCCGCCGAAGAAGCCGAGCCTGCTTTCCTGGCTGTTCTTCGGCAAGGGGCCCGGGCCGGGCGAACCGGACAAGAAATGGACCGACGGCAAGGTCGGTTCGGAAACGCCCAAAAAGGCGATCAAATGTGATATGTGCTCCGGCATAGAGGGCGGACCGGCTTGCGTGCGGGCCTGCCCGACGGGGGCGGCGATCCGCGTATCGCCGGAAGAGTTTCTGACGGTGGCCAGGATGGGACAGGGGGGCTGA
- a CDS encoding cytochrome c3 family protein has product MAFLLRNISLSADGREIVRTSRIRDDLLKVGRDPDCDIRLNDLAVALHHATLEQISSSVIGVSAEAGLTVEIDGSTTQFGQIDTVTGGTIKVGPFLLRVLASEMGSDDVAIDVARADTEEQEDKFDTRRFALATVMPGKRAIAWTLGIVVVGLFLVWPIWSFYGQRDRGDVLAQGFHADQMWSAGALSRSHAALEQNCVACHAAPFQPVQDASCVACHTSVHDHADAARLQQSRPDLNLWGRFQLAAGNMFGHIPGRCVDCHTEHEGPQEMVPTPQQFCADCHTDIQARLADAPFGSAANFETDHPEFQPTVLIRWDDQTPRMQRVALGAENAREASNLKFPHALHLDPNGGVAQMGRRLGAQYGFGQSMECSDCHVPTPDGVRFQPVDMEGDCGMCHSLAFEQIGGTVRTLRHGEPNQVVADILSFYRTAPRERVGLDTQGRARPGDANQVRAAVQAARARAAGGGRAEQAVRQVFSPGGACFECHQVDAPAAGSLAYNVRPVAFPTRYMLHGWFDHRPHQFTQRPGEPRQEGSAACLSCHQAQNSSEATDLMLPDLASCRTCHGGETTRLPVASSCAMCHDYHFDDGVPAMLLRQQVRGRRWQTTEIRVEPERAPRPRAR; this is encoded by the coding sequence ATGGCGTTCCTCCTGCGGAATATCAGCCTCAGCGCCGATGGGCGCGAGATCGTGCGCACCTCGCGGATTCGCGACGACCTCTTGAAGGTCGGCCGCGATCCCGATTGCGACATTCGCCTGAACGACCTGGCGGTCGCGCTGCACCACGCGACGCTGGAGCAGATTTCGTCGAGTGTGATCGGTGTGTCGGCGGAAGCCGGGCTCACGGTCGAGATCGACGGCAGCACGACCCAGTTCGGCCAGATCGACACCGTCACCGGCGGCACGATCAAGGTCGGCCCGTTCCTGCTGCGCGTGCTCGCGTCCGAAATGGGCTCGGACGACGTCGCGATCGACGTCGCGCGCGCCGATACCGAGGAGCAGGAGGACAAGTTCGACACCAGGCGCTTCGCGCTCGCCACGGTCATGCCGGGCAAGCGCGCCATCGCCTGGACGCTGGGCATCGTCGTGGTCGGCCTGTTCCTCGTCTGGCCGATCTGGTCCTTCTACGGGCAGCGCGATCGGGGCGACGTGCTCGCCCAGGGCTTCCATGCCGATCAGATGTGGAGCGCCGGCGCGCTGTCGCGCTCGCACGCGGCGCTGGAGCAGAATTGCGTCGCCTGTCACGCCGCGCCGTTCCAGCCGGTGCAGGACGCGTCCTGCGTCGCCTGCCACACGTCGGTCCACGACCATGCCGACGCCGCGCGGCTGCAGCAATCGCGCCCCGATCTCAACCTGTGGGGCCGCTTCCAGCTCGCCGCCGGCAACATGTTTGGCCACATTCCGGGCCGCTGCGTCGATTGCCATACCGAGCATGAAGGCCCGCAGGAGATGGTGCCGACGCCGCAGCAATTCTGCGCGGACTGCCACACCGACATCCAGGCGCGGCTGGCCGACGCGCCGTTCGGCTCGGCCGCGAATTTCGAGACGGACCATCCCGAGTTCCAGCCGACAGTGCTGATCCGCTGGGACGATCAGACCCCGCGCATGCAGCGCGTGGCGCTGGGCGCCGAGAATGCGCGCGAGGCGAGCAACCTCAAATTCCCGCACGCGCTCCACCTCGATCCCAATGGCGGGGTGGCGCAGATGGGCCGCCGGCTCGGCGCGCAATACGGCTTCGGCCAGAGCATGGAATGTTCCGACTGCCACGTGCCGACGCCGGACGGCGTGCGCTTCCAGCCGGTCGACATGGAAGGCGATTGCGGCATGTGCCACAGCCTCGCCTTCGAGCAGATCGGCGGCACGGTGCGCACGCTCCGTCACGGCGAGCCGAACCAGGTCGTCGCCGACATCCTCTCCTTCTACCGCACCGCGCCGCGCGAGCGGGTCGGGCTCGACACGCAGGGCCGGGCGCGGCCGGGCGACGCCAATCAGGTGCGCGCGGCCGTCCAGGCGGCACGGGCGCGCGCGGCCGGCGGCGGGCGCGCCGAACAGGCGGTGCGCCAGGTCTTCTCGCCCGGCGGCGCCTGCTTCGAATGTCACCAGGTGGACGCGCCGGCGGCGGGATCGCTAGCCTACAATGTCCGCCCGGTCGCCTTCCCGACGCGCTACATGCTGCACGGCTGGTTCGATCACCGGCCGCACCAGTTCACCCAGCGCCCCGGCGAACCGCGCCAGGAGGGCTCCGCCGCCTGCCTGAGCTGCCACCAGGCGCAGAATTCCAGCGAGGCGACGGACCTCATGCTGCCGGACCTGGCGAGCTGCCGGACCTGCCATGGCGGGGAGACGACCCGGCTGCCGGTCGCATCCAGCTGCGCCATGTGCCACGACTACCATTTCGACGACGGCGTGCCGGCGATGCTGCTGCGTCAGCAGGTGCGCGGGCGGCGCTGGCAGACGACGGAGATCCGGGTGGAGCCGGAACGGGCGCCGAGGCCGCGTGCGCGGTAA
- a CDS encoding metallophosphoesterase, with product MLLAQITDLHLGFDADDPDEFNRQRFDQALRVLIELNPLPDLLIVTGDIADDGDDRVSYARYREAIAGLPFPVYSAMGNHDSRDAFLAAFPDAPHAGDGFIQYVIEGHDLRIVVLDTLEPGRHGGAFCAARAAWLRARLAEAPDRPTLIVLHHPPIDTGIGWLTEDPESAWAKRVLGAVEGFGNVVGYISGHVHRAIVAQWAGRPLVVCPSTAPQVALDLTPIDPERPDARPMIIADHPYYALHWWNGEALVSHIDTAEDHEVLARYTPDLQPLVRLVTDEQKDA from the coding sequence ATGCTGCTGGCGCAGATCACCGACCTTCATCTGGGCTTCGACGCCGACGATCCGGACGAGTTCAACCGCCAGCGCTTCGATCAGGCGCTGCGGGTGCTGATCGAGCTCAACCCGCTGCCGGACCTGCTCATCGTCACCGGCGACATCGCCGACGACGGCGACGATCGCGTGTCCTACGCCCGCTATCGCGAGGCGATCGCCGGCCTGCCCTTTCCGGTCTATTCGGCGATGGGCAATCACGACAGTCGCGACGCCTTCCTCGCCGCCTTTCCGGACGCGCCCCATGCCGGTGACGGCTTCATCCAATATGTCATCGAGGGCCATGACCTGCGGATCGTCGTGCTCGATACGCTGGAGCCGGGACGGCATGGCGGCGCCTTCTGCGCGGCGCGGGCGGCCTGGCTGCGCGCGCGACTGGCCGAGGCGCCGGATCGGCCGACCCTCATCGTGCTGCACCACCCGCCGATTGACACCGGCATCGGCTGGCTGACCGAGGACCCGGAATCCGCCTGGGCGAAGCGGGTGCTGGGCGCCGTCGAAGGCTTCGGCAATGTGGTCGGCTACATTTCCGGCCACGTCCACCGGGCGATCGTCGCGCAATGGGCGGGGCGGCCGCTGGTCGTCTGCCCCTCGACCGCGCCGCAGGTGGCGCTGGACCTGACGCCGATCGATCCCGAGCGGCCCGACGCGCGGCCGATGATCATCGCCGACCATCCTTATTACGCGCTCCACTGGTGGAACGGCGAAGCACTGGTGAGCCATATCGACACGGCCGAGGACCATGAGGTGCTGGCCCGTTATACGCCGGACCTGCAGCCGCTGGTCCGCCTCGTGACGGACGAGCAGAAGGACGCGTAG
- a CDS encoding tetratricopeptide repeat protein, producing the protein MTAQPSPARRFSAASLALGGAAILVVGALGYRLLAGGDGDAGPPEVNAAAVAAGSEAESIEDMIAALQERVRQDPDNHRDWFLLGLASRESGNHAAAEQAFRRAMELSPQDADYRAYLAEALLLRGGNSPPPEAEQLLRRVLELQPGNAQARYYLATIRDVRGDHRGAVDDLIALLNDAPEGAIWESQVRQAVTGIAVANNIDIEGRLPAPRQPVQSTATAAIPGPTRQDMEAARALTPTQQGEMAQDMVSRLEARLRQNPRDADGWIMLMRSRMVLNDRDAARAALQSGLAAFQGDAAAQQRLRTAGTELGVPNPS; encoded by the coding sequence ATGACCGCACAACCCTCTCCCGCGCGGCGCTTTTCCGCCGCCAGCCTCGCACTCGGCGGCGCCGCGATCCTGGTCGTAGGCGCGCTCGGCTACCGTCTGCTGGCGGGCGGCGACGGCGATGCCGGCCCGCCCGAGGTCAACGCCGCCGCGGTGGCCGCCGGAAGCGAAGCGGAATCGATCGAGGACATGATCGCCGCCCTGCAGGAGCGCGTGCGCCAGGATCCGGACAATCACCGCGACTGGTTCCTGCTCGGCTTGGCCAGCCGCGAGAGCGGGAATCACGCCGCCGCCGAGCAGGCCTTCCGCCGGGCTATGGAATTGTCGCCGCAGGATGCGGACTATCGCGCCTATCTCGCCGAAGCGCTGCTGCTGCGCGGCGGCAATTCGCCGCCGCCTGAAGCGGAACAATTGCTGCGTCGGGTGCTGGAGCTGCAGCCGGGCAATGCTCAGGCGCGCTACTATCTGGCGACGATCCGCGATGTCCGCGGCGACCATCGCGGCGCGGTGGACGATCTGATCGCCCTGCTCAACGACGCGCCTGAAGGCGCGATCTGGGAATCGCAGGTGCGTCAGGCGGTGACCGGTATCGCCGTCGCCAACAATATCGACATCGAAGGCCGCCTGCCCGCGCCGCGCCAGCCGGTACAGTCCACCGCGACCGCTGCCATTCCGGGCCCGACGCGTCAGGACATGGAGGCCGCCCGTGCGCTTACGCCGACCCAGCAGGGCGAAATGGCGCAGGACATGGTGAGCCGCCTGGAAGCGCGACTACGCCAGAATCCGCGCGATGCCGATGGCTGGATCATGCTGATGCGCTCGCGGATGGTGCTGAATGACCGGGATGCCGCGCGCGCGGCGCTGCAATCAGGTCTTGCCGCCTTCCAGGGCGACGCCGCGGCCCAGCAGCGGCTGCGCACCGCCGGCACCGAACTCGGCGTGCCCAACCCCTCATAA
- a CDS encoding serine/threonine protein kinase, with product MSEDKDKKAPDDGEERTVFMPSGALDGAGATPPAPEGESTGPEVPTEADASETPASEESESPATESPAETPVDPAPAPAPPQTSAGVSPTNFTPVEGARAIQIGDVLNHIFEVKRFLARGGMGEVFEGVNVNTDERVAIKVMLPAMAADEKVVAMFRKEARTLTKLQHEALVSYRVLAQEPNLGVLYIVTEFIEGVELADVLGKVERSPDELAGLLKRLASGLGAAHKLGAIHRDMSPDNVLLAGGDVHQAKIIDFGIAKDLDASSATIVGDGFAGKLNYVAPEQLGDYGREVGPWTDVYSLALVVLAVASGKNVNMSGSLVDAIDKRRKGPDLAAIPANIKPTIEAMLRPDPKERLRSMEDVIAMLGGAAVAPPPPPPPATGRQSVAATPSGGGGASKGLLIGGVLAAALAVGAGAWYLMGGNTGGLIPGMGNQVAVANPGDPVEAARAAVNSVLPSVSCTWLDIAGVEGGADGVRIAMRGVAGDAAAAEREIGQALTGAGLANARLDFGDVAPITPAGCATLDTYRQVRASSDYKLSVPQPRFEMVMQPPGTPYAGENASNTVINFNFADASQDFVIVGIEPSGVITPLIPNRAGFDALVANSTNGRPITNDGNGRYRLNIDLDHQGWSGIILITGQGPFDAATVAPPVGARGPSWQQQFLSAAAQGNWRVEMVWFESVDREANSGGPVLDTMGGTPPSDGNKD from the coding sequence ATGAGCGAAGACAAGGACAAGAAAGCGCCCGACGACGGCGAGGAACGCACCGTGTTCATGCCGTCCGGCGCGCTTGACGGGGCCGGGGCCACGCCTCCCGCGCCGGAAGGGGAGAGTACCGGACCGGAAGTGCCGACCGAAGCTGACGCGTCGGAAACCCCGGCATCCGAAGAATCCGAATCGCCGGCAACCGAAAGTCCGGCGGAGACGCCCGTCGATCCCGCACCGGCCCCGGCGCCGCCGCAGACCAGCGCCGGGGTGAGCCCGACCAATTTCACGCCCGTGGAAGGCGCGCGCGCGATCCAGATCGGCGACGTGCTCAATCATATCTTCGAGGTGAAGCGTTTCCTCGCGCGCGGCGGCATGGGCGAGGTGTTCGAAGGCGTGAACGTCAACACCGACGAGCGCGTCGCGATCAAGGTGATGCTCCCGGCGATGGCGGCGGACGAGAAGGTCGTCGCGATGTTCCGCAAGGAAGCGCGCACGCTCACCAAGCTCCAGCACGAGGCGCTGGTCTCCTACCGCGTGCTCGCGCAGGAGCCCAATCTCGGCGTGCTCTACATCGTCACCGAGTTCATCGAGGGCGTCGAGTTGGCCGACGTGCTCGGCAAGGTCGAGCGCTCGCCCGATGAGCTGGCCGGCCTCTTGAAGCGCCTCGCTTCCGGTCTCGGCGCCGCCCACAAGCTGGGCGCCATTCACCGCGACATGTCGCCGGACAATGTGCTGCTCGCCGGCGGTGACGTTCACCAGGCGAAGATCATCGATTTCGGCATCGCCAAGGATCTCGATGCCAGCTCTGCGACGATCGTCGGCGACGGCTTCGCTGGCAAGCTGAACTATGTCGCGCCCGAGCAGCTTGGCGATTATGGCCGCGAGGTCGGACCGTGGACGGACGTCTACAGCCTGGCGCTCGTCGTTCTGGCGGTGGCGAGCGGCAAGAACGTCAACATGTCGGGCTCGCTGGTCGATGCCATCGACAAGCGCCGCAAGGGGCCGGACCTGGCGGCCATTCCCGCCAATATCAAGCCGACCATCGAGGCGATGCTGCGGCCCGATCCCAAGGAACGGCTGCGCTCGATGGAAGACGTTATCGCGATGCTGGGCGGTGCGGCGGTCGCACCGCCGCCGCCCCCGCCGCCCGCGACGGGCCGGCAATCGGTGGCGGCGACGCCGAGCGGAGGGGGCGGGGCGTCCAAGGGCCTGCTGATCGGCGGCGTGCTGGCCGCCGCGCTCGCGGTCGGGGCCGGCGCCTGGTATCTGATGGGCGGCAATACCGGCGGCCTGATCCCGGGCATGGGAAACCAGGTCGCGGTCGCCAATCCCGGCGATCCGGTCGAGGCGGCGCGCGCTGCGGTCAATTCCGTCCTGCCGTCGGTCAGCTGCACCTGGCTCGACATCGCCGGGGTGGAAGGCGGCGCGGACGGCGTCCGCATCGCGATGCGCGGGGTTGCCGGCGATGCCGCCGCCGCCGAGCGCGAGATCGGCCAGGCGCTGACCGGCGCGGGACTCGCCAATGCGCGGCTCGATTTCGGCGATGTCGCCCCGATCACGCCCGCGGGCTGCGCCACCCTCGACACCTACCGCCAGGTGCGCGCCTCGTCCGACTATAAATTATCGGTGCCGCAGCCGCGCTTCGAGATGGTGATGCAGCCGCCCGGCACGCCTTATGCCGGCGAGAATGCCTCCAACACGGTGATCAACTTCAACTTCGCCGATGCCAGCCAGGATTTCGTGATCGTCGGCATTGAGCCGTCGGGCGTCATCACGCCGCTGATCCCGAATCGCGCCGGATTCGATGCGCTGGTCGCCAATTCCACCAATGGCCGGCCCATCACCAATGACGGCAATGGCCGCTACCGGCTCAACATCGATCTCGACCATCAGGGCTGGTCCGGCATCATTCTGATCACTGGCCAGGGACCGTTCGACGCCGCGACCGTCGCGCCGCCGGTCGGCGCGCGCGGGCCGTCCTGGCAACAGCAATTCCTGTCGGCCGCCGCGCAGGGCAATTGGCGGGTTGAGATGGTCTGGTTCGAATCCGTGGACCGCGAAGCGAACAGCGGCGGGCCGGTACTCGACACGATGGGAGGCACGCCGCCCTCGGACGGCAACAAGGACTAA
- a CDS encoding OmpA family protein produces the protein MRKIGLTLLVSAMAALPHAALAQDAATADDYVCAFTGECADEQADETPQPTATTPEGGRVSASRGFSLSTSSPSAGNTARRPAPRARPSAQQAARNTARAPRVISRQPGRVDLSLSFGLGSAVLSPAAQAQIRAFAEALQRPQLATMRVAIEGHTDSSGSRATNVSLSQRRAQAVADYLVAQGVARSRLDVRGYGYDRPLQGTRASDPDNRRVEAVRVS, from the coding sequence ATGCGTAAGATCGGTTTGACCCTTTTGGTCTCCGCCATGGCGGCTCTGCCGCATGCGGCGCTCGCCCAGGATGCGGCGACTGCCGACGATTATGTCTGCGCATTCACCGGCGAATGCGCCGATGAGCAGGCGGACGAAACGCCGCAGCCGACAGCGACCACGCCGGAAGGCGGCCGCGTCAGCGCATCGCGCGGCTTCTCGCTTTCGACCAGTTCGCCCAGTGCCGGCAACACCGCGCGCCGCCCGGCGCCGCGCGCGCGTCCTTCGGCGCAACAGGCCGCCCGCAACACCGCGCGCGCGCCCCGCGTCATCAGCCGCCAGCCCGGTCGGGTCGATCTCAGCCTGAGCTTCGGGCTGGGCTCCGCCGTGCTGTCGCCGGCCGCCCAGGCGCAGATCCGCGCGTTCGCCGAGGCGCTGCAGCGTCCTCAGCTCGCCACGATGCGGGTGGCGATCGAGGGGCATACCGACAGCTCGGGCAGCCGCGCGACCAATGTCAGCCTGTCGCAACGTCGCGCCCAGGCGGTCGCCGACTATCTCGTTGCGCAGGGCGTGGCGCGCAGCCGGCTCGATGTGCGCGGCTATGGCTATGACCGGCCGCTGCAGGGAACGCGCGCGTCCGATCCGGACAATCGCCGCGTGGAGGCGGTCAGGGTTTCCTGA
- the tagH gene encoding type VI secretion system-associated FHA domain protein TagH — MTLILTIRNAEAIGEGIEPRFALDGDFAMIGRSRNCDWNLADSNNVISSRHCEIRREGDGFVLKDISTNGTFLNDAGERMSGEHPIAAGDVLRIGHYEVIASFEETGAAPEPEPLPPPPPPPPPPPPPPPAPPPPAPEPETASTAQAALAAEAAVPAEEEDRVPENVTVMWDSLADMNKVDWARGGFGTTDATAEAVDTDTADGLIEAFVAATALSDRDVQRSPELIRKGGSLLRRLVSGLIVMVEARARAKAQMGAEATALQLDGNNPLKFARSPEQALAQLLNPPESGFMDADKAVEDAYLDLQSHQVATLSAIPGALRATLERFSPGSIRRRAAKAGVLARIMPSLQDAALWRNYEKEYVKVKNESDEAFMEVFSKEFRKAYERQLREGFGDRER, encoded by the coding sequence ATGACCCTGATCCTGACCATCCGTAACGCCGAGGCGATCGGCGAGGGGATTGAACCCCGTTTCGCGCTGGACGGCGATTTCGCCATGATCGGCCGCTCCCGCAACTGCGACTGGAACTTGGCCGATTCGAACAATGTCATTTCCTCGCGCCATTGCGAGATTCGGCGCGAAGGAGACGGCTTCGTCCTCAAGGATATCAGCACCAACGGCACCTTCTTGAACGATGCCGGCGAGCGGATGAGCGGCGAACATCCGATCGCCGCCGGAGATGTGCTGCGCATCGGCCATTATGAGGTAATTGCCTCGTTCGAGGAGACCGGTGCGGCACCGGAACCGGAGCCACTTCCTCCTCCTCCGCCTCCTCCGCCGCCACCGCCGCCACCGCCTCCGGCGCCACCTCCCCCGGCGCCCGAGCCGGAAACGGCATCAACGGCACAAGCGGCACTTGCCGCCGAAGCCGCCGTTCCGGCCGAAGAAGAAGACCGGGTACCCGAGAATGTGACGGTGATGTGGGATTCGCTCGCCGACATGAACAAGGTGGACTGGGCGCGCGGCGGCTTCGGCACGACGGATGCGACGGCTGAAGCCGTCGACACCGACACGGCGGACGGGCTGATCGAGGCCTTCGTCGCCGCGACCGCGCTGAGCGATCGCGACGTCCAGCGCTCGCCTGAGCTGATCCGCAAGGGCGGCTCGCTGCTGCGGCGGCTCGTCTCCGGCCTGATCGTGATGGTCGAGGCGCGGGCCCGGGCCAAGGCGCAAATGGGGGCCGAGGCAACCGCGCTCCAGCTCGACGGCAACAATCCGCTCAAATTCGCGCGTTCGCCCGAGCAGGCCCTGGCCCAGCTCCTCAATCCGCCCGAAAGCGGCTTCATGGACGCCGACAAGGCGGTCGAGGATGCCTATCTCGACCTGCAGTCGCATCAGGTGGCGACCCTGTCGGCCATTCCCGGCGCGCTGCGGGCGACGCTCGAACGCTTCTCGCCCGGATCGATCCGCCGCCGCGCCGCTAAGGCCGGCGTGCTCGCCCGCATCATGCCTTCATTGCAGGACGCCGCCTTGTGGCGGAACTACGAGAAGGAATATGTGAAGGTGAAGAACGAATCCGACGAAGCCTTCATGGAGGTCTTCTCGAAGGAGTTCCGCAAGGCCTATGAGCGCCAGCTCCGCGAGGGCTTCGGCGACCGGGAACGCTGA